A window of Sphingobacterium kitahiroshimense genomic DNA:
ACGAAGGTGTTATGCGGTATGGTGAATTGAAAAGGGCTGTTACTGGTATCAGTGAAAAAATGTTGATTCAAGAATTGAATATGCTTGTTGCAAATAGATTAGTTAGTAAAAAGGTCTATCCCGAAATCCCTCCTAAAGTAGAGTATACATTAACTGAATTAGGATTGAAGACTTTACCTATTGTCAATAAACTAGCTGAATTCGGTTTAGAGAATTTGGTTTGATGATATGAGGCTAACAGAGATCAACACCGTTAAAAGAACAAACAATTTAGTAGTCAAATTATGGAAATTTTAAAATCTTTTGGACAGAAGAAGATAGGCTATGTAGAATTTGATACAACTATTCCATTTGATATTTTATCGCTGCCCTGTCAGATATCAGGAGATTGTTACATTATTTTCTTTGCCGGGATTGGAAGTACCGTTATTTCTGACTTTGTTGAGTATAAAGCAGAGCAGGATACATTGTTTTTTTTCAATATCGGTCAGCAATTTCGATTTGGCAATAATACTAGAGGGGAACTCGTGTATTTCAATCCGGGGTTTTACTGTATTGCCTTTCACGATAAAGAACTGACATGTGACGGTTTCCTATTCAATAATGTCTTCGAAACGCCGTCTATAACACTTACAATGGACGAGGGGATTTCATTCAGAAAGGTTATTGCCGAGATAAAACGGGAACTGAACAGGGAAGATTACTGGACAGAGGAGATGGCAAGGACGAAACTCAAAGAACTCATCATTACTGCAAGCAGATCGTGGCTTGACCGCACCACGGACCAGAAACGCATAGGAACAACGGAAGATGAGCTGAGCCGGAAATTCAGCCATTTGGTGGAAACAAATTACCAAAAAAATCACAGTGTTGCAGATTACGCAGAACTGCTCTTTATCAGTCCAAAGACCCTGAACAGAAAGATTGTAAGTGAAAAAGGAATATCCCCCAACACCATTATCAAAAACAGGATCATACTTCAGGCAAAGCGGCTACTGGTCAATACAGATATGACGGTAAAGGAAATCGCTGCCCAGCTTGGATATGATGACCAGTCCTATTTTATCCGTTTTTTCAAAATCCACACAGGGAAATCCCCTGTAGAATTTAAAAAAACAGCAATTCTCAAATAGCATTGGCAAAATGTCCTATACATTGTGACGTATGTCCATTGTCTGTAAATTTTTACACAGGTAACTTTGTACTGTTAATAATTTAAACAATAGATTTTATGGAAACAAGTATTAAAGCCATTTGGCAAGGAAGTTTTAAACAAGGAAATGGAAAGTTGGATATAGCCACTTCCGAATTGAATAACGTAAGTTTCAAACCTTTTTTTGCAAAAAGTGATGGTAGCTTTACAAATCCGGAAGAATTGTTGGCTTCAGCTCACGCCTCATGTTATGGGATGGCATTAGCCTATATACTTTCAGAAAGCGGAATTTCTGCCGATAGTCTTGAAACGAGTGTTTCAATTGTAATGGAAAACAATGTAATTAAGAGCTCGAACCTTAATCTTGAAGCCAAAATACCTGATATGGATAACGATCGTTTTCAGCAGTTTGCAGGCAAAGCCAAAGATATGTGTACAATAGGAAATGCGCTTAATGTAGAGATTAATTTAAAGGCATCGCTGAAATAAAGCAAAGAAAGCCGTCGAAAAGACGGCTTTCATTCCTTTTGCTTAGCTTAACCTCCTGGCAGGTTTAGTTGAAATAGGAAAAATAAAAAAGGCGATAAAGTGTTGATTTCTGCCGCATCTGTGGTGCAGGGCGTTACGCTACACAAATTGCTAAACACTTTGGGTCTATGTAATTGGTACTTCATCAGCAAAAAAACAGAGAATTTGTTTTGCAAAATGGGGCATATGAACATATTCATTACACTTCAGGAAATTTTCAAGAAAGAGTTGCAGACGTTGGTTTTGTGTTAGATACTACTGGGGAGACACTATCTTAAAATCGTTAGATATATCAAAACAAGGTGGAACAATTATTTCAATTGCAACGATGACTATTTCTAATAAAGAACTTGAAAAAGCAAAATCAAAAGAGGTGAATGTATCATCCTTATTTGTACACCCCTCTGGTGATGATATGTTGCAAATTGCACAGTTAATGGAAAAAGGAATTCTGAAATCAAAGGTTTAAAAAACATTTTATTTTGATGAAATGGGTGAGGCTCATTGCATTTAGAAAAAGGTAGAACTGTTGGCAAAGTTGTGGTAAATATTTAAGTATAGTGCTGCTATAGAAAAATTTTAAAAATAAAGAAGAAAAAAAATGAGTACAAACAACAAAGTAGCCCTAGTAACAGGCGGTAGCCGCGGACTGGGTAAAGATATGTCAATTCAATTGGCAAAAAAAGGATTTGATGTGATATTAACCTATCAAAACAACAAAGAAGCAGCTGAAAATGTAGTGAGTGAAATACAATCACTTGGAAAAAAAGCCGTGGCTTTGCAAATTGATGTAGCCCAGAGCAATAGTTTTGAATCCTTTGCAAACACTGTAAAAGAAACTTTAACCAATAGTTTTGGTACATCACAACTCCATTCACTTGTAAACAATGCGGGATCAGGAGCTTATGCCCCTTTTGAAAGCACAACTGAAGAAGAGTTTGACAATGTGGTGAACATTAATTTAAAAGCACCCTATTTTTTAACCCAAAAATTGCTTCCTGTTATAAGTGATGGTGGTAGTATTGTGAACATTTCGGCTGGTTTAGCAAGATTTTCTATGAATAACTATTCGGCTTATGCAATTGCAAAAGCAGGGGTAGAAAGTTTAAGTCGTTACCAAGCCCTGGAATTGAGTAGCAGAAAAATAAGGGTAAATACCGTTGCACCAGGGGCTACTGAAACAGATTTTGGTGGTGGAGCTATTCGTGACAATAAAGAAGCAAATGATATGATTGCCAACCTCACAGCTTTAGGAAGAGTAGGATTACCCGATGATATTGGTAGCGTAGTGGCTTTCATTTGTAGCGAAGATGCAAAATGGATAAATGCTCAAAGAATTGAAGTATCAGGTGGATTTTATATCTAAGCTTTTTTAAAAAATATACTAAGTGAATAAATATCTATGCCTTTAAAGTATCGAAAAAATCAAACCGAAGCCCCAAGAGAACAACTTTAAAAATGCTTTGTTTGATATTAAAAAAGGGCATGACTTTTTTTACATTATAAACTGCATGAAGCCTAAATATACGAGATTTAGGCTTTTTTCATTAGTGCCACAAACATCAAGATTTTAAGATAAATGAATGGACAAATTTTACAATGAAACACTATGTAAGCTGGAAGTGGAAATTAGGGAGTTAGAGTTTGAAACCGATTGCCCAATACAAAGGATTGAAACTGTTATGCCTATTATCATAAAATGTCTTTCCGAATTGAAAGAATACGTTTTAAAAAACGGATTTAAGAATATTGAAGAGGAAATCCACTTTTTCAAAAATCTGAAACCTACTATTGTTTCAAAACTAATTTACTATAATGCCATTTATAAAATCGAAACAAAGAAGCCCAATGATGCAAAAGCTATTCAGAAATATCTAAGAGAAGAATTGAAAAAACTAAAAAGGTATTTTGACAACAATCTCGAATTTTATAAATACTACCGAACAAAAAATTCATTTATTGACGAAAAGTTGTTTGTTCGGGGGAAACACGATATAAAATTAAGTTTGGATACCGTTTATTTTGAAACCGACCATAGATTTTCCACCTCCCACGATTATAAAGTGTCAAAGATTATTGCCAATGACCTCATACAGCTATATCTCGAAGACCAACTAAATAATAATATTCAGAAAAAATATAACAGTTTCCCTTTAAGTTGGTCAGGCAATAAAACAGCATTAACCGAATTGATTTATGCACTATATTCACAAGGTGCATTTGGTAATGCAGACATCAAAGTCATCGCCAAAACATTTGAAAGTACATTCAATATCAGTTTGGGCGACTTTTATCATACATTTATGGAACTTAAATCCCGAAAAATAAACCGAACTAAATTCCTTGACAGTTTACGGGATGCTTTGATTAAGAAAATGGACGAACAGGACGAAATGTAGTAGATACTACCTACTACAATACCCCACGAGGTAAGTGAATACCTTTTGTCCGTACAATACTCTCCGAATTATTTGAAGTTTCTATTGGTTTTTCGGTCTGCTCCACTTCTTCTTTAGGTTCCAACG
This region includes:
- a CDS encoding winged helix-turn-helix transcriptional regulator, whose translation is MEKNLKINPPCDDSCPVRASLTLLGGKWTLMILFQINEGVMRYGELKRAVTGISEKMLIQELNMLVANRLVSKKVYPEIPPKVEYTLTELGLKTLPIVNKLAEFGLENLV
- a CDS encoding helix-turn-helix domain-containing protein; protein product: MEILKSFGQKKIGYVEFDTTIPFDILSLPCQISGDCYIIFFAGIGSTVISDFVEYKAEQDTLFFFNIGQQFRFGNNTRGELVYFNPGFYCIAFHDKELTCDGFLFNNVFETPSITLTMDEGISFRKVIAEIKRELNREDYWTEEMARTKLKELIITASRSWLDRTTDQKRIGTTEDELSRKFSHLVETNYQKNHSVADYAELLFISPKTLNRKIVSEKGISPNTIIKNRIILQAKRLLVNTDMTVKEIAAQLGYDDQSYFIRFFKIHTGKSPVEFKKTAILK
- a CDS encoding OsmC family peroxiredoxin, with translation METSIKAIWQGSFKQGNGKLDIATSELNNVSFKPFFAKSDGSFTNPEELLASAHASCYGMALAYILSESGISADSLETSVSIVMENNVIKSSNLNLEAKIPDMDNDRFQQFAGKAKDMCTIGNALNVEINLKASLK
- a CDS encoding SDR family NAD(P)-dependent oxidoreductase, with translation MSTNNKVALVTGGSRGLGKDMSIQLAKKGFDVILTYQNNKEAAENVVSEIQSLGKKAVALQIDVAQSNSFESFANTVKETLTNSFGTSQLHSLVNNAGSGAYAPFESTTEEEFDNVVNINLKAPYFLTQKLLPVISDGGSIVNISAGLARFSMNNYSAYAIAKAGVESLSRYQALELSSRKIRVNTVAPGATETDFGGGAIRDNKEANDMIANLTALGRVGLPDDIGSVVAFICSEDAKWINAQRIEVSGGFYI
- a CDS encoding RteC domain-containing protein, translated to MDKFYNETLCKLEVEIRELEFETDCPIQRIETVMPIIIKCLSELKEYVLKNGFKNIEEEIHFFKNLKPTIVSKLIYYNAIYKIETKKPNDAKAIQKYLREELKKLKRYFDNNLEFYKYYRTKNSFIDEKLFVRGKHDIKLSLDTVYFETDHRFSTSHDYKVSKIIANDLIQLYLEDQLNNNIQKKYNSFPLSWSGNKTALTELIYALYSQGAFGNADIKVIAKTFESTFNISLGDFYHTFMELKSRKINRTKFLDSLRDALIKKMDEQDEM